The proteins below come from a single Juglans regia cultivar Chandler chromosome 12, Walnut 2.0, whole genome shotgun sequence genomic window:
- the LOC108980014 gene encoding RING-H2 finger protein ATL66, with amino-acid sequence MASVSQDSQPMFQWHFNEFDDRGFEVRGRTLFLIVILFSVLLLFTLLFLYARWVYLYRHLPLPNPPVPQPAPRGLDPSTIKSLPIIPLRSLEDQKSMVQAECCICLGVFEDGEKVKVLPPCRHCYHSECVDRWLSGHSSCPLCRASLGVDAQLESAVPQTNYLP; translated from the coding sequence ATGGCTTCGGTATCGCAGGACTCTCAGCCAATGTTCCAATGGCACTTCAACGAGTTCGACGACCGCGGCTTCGAAGTCCGCGGCCGCACCCTCTTCCTCATCGTCATCCTCTTCTCCGTTCTACTCCTCTTCACTCTCCTTTTCCTCTACGCCCGCTGGGTCTACCTGTACCGCCACCTCCCCCTTCCCAACCCTCCTGTACCGCAGCCGGCGCCTCGGGGGCTCGACCCGTCCACCATTAAAAGCTTGCCCATAATCCCGCTCCGGTCATTGGAAGATCAGAAGTCGATGGTACAAGCCGAGTGTTGTATATGCCTCGGTGTGTTCGAAGATGGCGAGAAGGTTAAGGTTTTGCCACCTTGCCGACATTGTTATCATTCAGAGTGCGTCGATAGGTGGTTGAGTGGTCATTCGAGTTGCCCACTGTGTAGAGCTTCTCTTGGAGTGGACGCTCAGCTTGAATCGGCCGTTCCACAAACGAATTACCTCCCATGA
- the LOC108980010 gene encoding taxadien-5-alpha-ol O-acetyltransferase-like has product MGSSSVHVKEAAIVTPCEPTPACVLTLSSIDSQLFLRFTIEYLLVYRAGPGLDHVVTTARLKAALAKALVPYYPLAGRVRAKRDGSSLEVVCRAQGALFIEAISDSHTIIDFERAPKYVNQQRKLLSLHVADVLKGAPPLVVQLTWLRDGAAALGVGINHCLCDGIGSAEFLNSLAELASGKRGLAELKPMPVWERHLLDPLLVRPPCDNSMTHHEFNRAPDLCGFLTRFSNERLAPTSITFNKRSLNELKNLAITSSSRPMESSYTSFEVLSAHVWRSWARALNLPSNQILKILFSVNFRDRVKPSLPSGYYGNAFVLGCAQTSVKDLVEKGLGYASALVKNAKDRVDTEYVRSVAESVTESMASPDSVGVLIVSQWSRLGLDKVDFGMGRPNHVGPICCDRYCLILPVVDQRDLVKVMVAVPTSAVDKYIDLVRSPYS; this is encoded by the coding sequence ATGGGAAGCAGCTCTGTGCATGTCAAAGAGGCCGCCATCGTTACCCCGTGTGAGCCAACTCCAGCTTGTGTCCTAACGCTCTCATCTATTGATTCCCAGCTCTTCCTTCGCTTCACCATCGAGTATCTATTGGTCTACAGGGCTGGCCCTGGTTTGGACCATGTTGTGACCACGGCTCGTCTTAAGGCTGCGCTAGCAAAAGCCTTGGTGCCATACTATCCTTTAGCCGGAAGAGTCAGGGCTAAGCGCGATGGTTCGAGCCTCGAGGTGGTGTGCCGAGCCCAGGGTGCGTTATTCATTGAGGCCATCTCTGATAGTCACACAATTATCGACTTTGAAAGAGCTCCTAAGTATGTCAACCAGCAGAGGAAGCTATTGTCCCTCCATGTAGCGGATGTTCTCAAAGGGGCTCCACCTCTTGTTGTCCAGCTGACGTGGCTGAGGGACGGAGCAGCGGCGTTGGGTGTTGGAATCAACCATTGTCTCTGCGATGGAATTGGAAGTGCCGAGTTTCTCAACTCGCTCGCTGAGTTGGCTTCTGGGAAACGCGGACTTGCCGAACTAAAACCTATGCCTGTCTGGGAACGCCACCTTCTCGACCCACTACTCGTAAGGCCTCCATGCGATAACTCGATGACTCACCACGAGTTCAACCGTGCCCCTGACCTCTGTGGGTTCCTGACTCGCTTCTCCAACGAAAGGCTTGCACCCACTtcaatcactttcaataaaagGTCTCTCAACGAGCTCAAGAATCTCGCTATAACTTCCTCGAGTCGACCCATGGAGTCATCCTACACTTCATTCGAGGTTCTTTCAGCGCACGTCTGGAGGAGCTGGGCGAGAGCACTGAACTTACCTTCAAACCAAATTTTGAAGATCCTGTTCAGCGTCAACTTTCGTGATAGAGTCAAGCCGAGTCTACCCAGTGGATACTACGGCAACGCGTTTGTGCTAGGTTGTGCGCAAACCAGCGTTAAAGATCTGGTTGAAAAGGGTTTAGGCTACGCCTCAGCGTTGGTTAAAAACGCCAAAGATCGAGTGGACACCGAGTACGTAAGAAGTGTGGCGGAATCGGTGACTGAGTCTATGGCAAGTCCTGACTCGGTAGGCGTACTCATTGTGTCACAATGGTCAAGGCTAGGGTTAGACAAGGTTGACTTTGGGATGGGAAGGCCAAATCACGTAGGACCCATTTGCTGTGATAGGTATTGCCTGATTTTGCCTGTCGTTGATCAGAGGGACCTTGTGAAGGTGATGGTAGCAGTCCCCACGAGTGCCGTCGACAAGTACATTGATTTGGTCAGGAGTCCATACTCGTGA
- the LOC108980015 gene encoding pentatricopeptide repeat-containing protein At3g56030, mitochondrial-like: MSLFHKLPHKPHNLLSIILLGTRSFTTQNPNANSFPLEPTSAYYDELVLAAGRSRDFEELRHLLNKRIRDGCFNTSKTFKFISNNDASLSILDDLSQTLARLDKGLPRQSAHNSLILRLCKLGRVEESLRLVDTMARGEYGLNASSFHPILNVLTRKKEMEAAWGVMSLMRKYQIPPDLTSYNYFLMAYCFSGDLTAAAEVLTKMVGEGLRADTRTYDALLLGACKVGKVEGALALLRRMVDDGVPMLLSTHMYVINALLRMGYYEQAIEYARCFAGKDTWLDDHMFGCLANKLIESSRFDEAKLILEEMNKRGLKMGDKLRDFYRLNVKDKEDT, translated from the coding sequence ATGTCGCTTTTCCATAAGCTTCCACACAAACCTCATAATCTCCTTTCTATCATTCTCCTCGGCACCCGGTCTTTTACTACTCAAAACCCTAATGCTAACTCATTCCCCCTTGAGCCGACCTCTGCCTACTATGACGAACTGGTCCTCGCCGCAGGCCGTTCCAGAGACTTCGAAGAGCTCCGCCACCTCCTCAACAAGCGCATAAGGGACGGTTGCTTCAACACCTCCAAAACGTTCAAGTTCATCTCCAATAACGACGCCTCCCTGTCCATACTCGACGACCTTTCTCAGACCCTGGCTCGCCTCGACAAAGGGTTACCCCGGCAAAGTGCGCACAATTCGCTCATCTTGCGACTATGCAAATTGGGTCGAGTCGAAGAGTCCCTGCGCCTGGTCGACACGATGGCGCGCGGGGAATACGGTTTAAATGCGTCTAGTTTTCACCCCATCCTGAACGTGCTCacgaggaaaaaagaaatggaggccGCATGGGGCGTGATGAGCCTGATGAGAAAGTATCAGATCCCGCCGGATCTGACGAGCTATAATTACTTTCTGATGGCGTACTGTTTCTCCGGAGATTTGACTGCGGCGGCCGAAGTGCTAACAAAAATGGTGGGGGAGGGGTTGAGAGCGGATACGCGTACGTACGACGCGCTATTGTTAGGCGCGTGTAAGGTGGGGAAGGTGGAAGGTGCTCTGGCGTTGCTGCGGAGGATGGTTGACGACGGAGTACCGATGCTATTGTCGACGCACATGTACGTTATAAATGCGCTGTTGCGGATGGGCTATTACGAGCAAGCGATAGAGTATGCGAGGTGTTTTGCTGGGAAGGACACGTGGCTGGACGACCACATGTTCGGGTGTTTGGCTAACAAGCTCATAGAGTCGAGTAGGTTCGATGAAGCGAAGTTGATACTGGAGGAAATGAACAAAAGGGGCTTGAAGATGGGCGATAAACTGAGGGACTTTTACCGTCTCAATGTTAAAGATAAAGAAGATACATAA
- the LOC108980016 gene encoding trihelix transcription factor ASIL2-like isoform X2, translated as MDRPSPHPPTIRTHIGSGGGGGREDCWSEGATETLIEAWGDRYVQLNRGNLRQKDWKEVADSVNGRQNGLKPRKTDIQCKNRIDTLKKKYKLEKAKPSPSKWPFFYRLESLIGTNAVTKKPTTVGFTAKSSKPKPNPNPSPVVFSGVVSSDSSLGDGDDDDHEDEDDEDDVGFDGRVARKHRMESVDLSDGAACRELARAILKFGEIYERIESSKHKQMMELERQRMEFTKDLEFQRMNMFMDAQLEIEKMKRPKYAQGSA; from the exons ATGGACCGCCCGAGTCCGCATCCCCCCACTATCCGAACCCACATCGGTTCTGGCGGCGGTGGCGGACGGGAGGACTGTTGGAGCGAAGGCGCTACCGAGACACTAATCGAGGCCTGGGGAGACCGTTATGTCCAGCTCAACCGCGGTAATCTCCGTCAGAAGGACTGGAAGGAAGTCGCCGACTCTGTCAACGGGCGTCAAAACGGCTTAAAGCCCCGCAAGACGGACATCCAGTGCAAGAACCGGATCGACACATTGAAGAAGAAGTACAAGCTGGAGAAAGCTAAACCCTCTCCGTCCAAATGGCCCTTCTTTTACCGCCTCGAGTCGCTTATAGGCACTAACGCCGTCACCAAGAAGCCCACCACCGTTGGTTTCACAGCCAAGTCCTCCAAACCTAAAcccaaccctaaccctagcccCGTGGTTTTCTCTGGTGTTGTGTCCTCGGACAGTTCGCTTGGCGATGGTGATGATGACGACCACGAGGATGAAGACGACGAAGATGATGTAGGGTTTGATGGAAGAGTGGCGAGGAAGCATCGGATGGAGAGCGTAGACTTATCCGATGGGGCGGCGTGCAGGGAATTGGCGAGAGCTATATTGAAGTTTGGGGAGATCTACGAGAGGATTGAGAGCTCGAAGCACAAGCAGATGATGGAGCTGGAGAGGCAGAGGATGGAGTTTACTAAGGACCTTGAGTTTCAGAGGATGAATATGTTCATGGATGCCCAGTTGGAGATTGAAAAAATGAAGCGCCCTAAGTACGCGCAGGGTTCAG CTTAA
- the LOC108980016 gene encoding trihelix transcription factor ASIL2-like isoform X1 produces MDRPSPHPPTIRTHIGSGGGGGREDCWSEGATETLIEAWGDRYVQLNRGNLRQKDWKEVADSVNGRQNGLKPRKTDIQCKNRIDTLKKKYKLEKAKPSPSKWPFFYRLESLIGTNAVTKKPTTVGFTAKSSKPKPNPNPSPVVFSGVVSSDSSLGDGDDDDHEDEDDEDDVGFDGRVARKHRMESVDLSDGAACRELARAILKFGEIYERIESSKHKQMMELERQRMEFTKDLEFQRMNMFMDAQLEIEKMKRPKYAQGSGKKL; encoded by the exons ATGGACCGCCCGAGTCCGCATCCCCCCACTATCCGAACCCACATCGGTTCTGGCGGCGGTGGCGGACGGGAGGACTGTTGGAGCGAAGGCGCTACCGAGACACTAATCGAGGCCTGGGGAGACCGTTATGTCCAGCTCAACCGCGGTAATCTCCGTCAGAAGGACTGGAAGGAAGTCGCCGACTCTGTCAACGGGCGTCAAAACGGCTTAAAGCCCCGCAAGACGGACATCCAGTGCAAGAACCGGATCGACACATTGAAGAAGAAGTACAAGCTGGAGAAAGCTAAACCCTCTCCGTCCAAATGGCCCTTCTTTTACCGCCTCGAGTCGCTTATAGGCACTAACGCCGTCACCAAGAAGCCCACCACCGTTGGTTTCACAGCCAAGTCCTCCAAACCTAAAcccaaccctaaccctagcccCGTGGTTTTCTCTGGTGTTGTGTCCTCGGACAGTTCGCTTGGCGATGGTGATGATGACGACCACGAGGATGAAGACGACGAAGATGATGTAGGGTTTGATGGAAGAGTGGCGAGGAAGCATCGGATGGAGAGCGTAGACTTATCCGATGGGGCGGCGTGCAGGGAATTGGCGAGAGCTATATTGAAGTTTGGGGAGATCTACGAGAGGATTGAGAGCTCGAAGCACAAGCAGATGATGGAGCTGGAGAGGCAGAGGATGGAGTTTACTAAGGACCTTGAGTTTCAGAGGATGAATATGTTCATGGATGCCCAGTTGGAGATTGAAAAAATGAAGCGCCCTAAGTACGCGCAGGGTTCAG GGAAGAAGCTATAA
- the LOC108980013 gene encoding LOB domain-containing protein 21-like — translation MKGHEPRSSSSCAACKLLKRRCTPKCIFAPYFCSDEPSKFANVHKVFGASNVSKILTEVPEEQREDTVNSLAYEAEARLRDPVYGCIGAITLLQRKMVELQHDLAIARACLARYAASSSSSASSCSSSLVWDDHVIMPPYPDVPACNDPNYSFSQNSSDLTQYGPVNDFSHSPYVL, via the coding sequence ATGAAGGGTCACGAGCCCCGTTCATCTTCTTCTTGTGCAGCTTGCAAATTGTTGAAAAGAAGATGCACTCCCAAATGTATATTTGCACCCTACTTTTGCTCCGATGAGCCTTCCAAATTTGCCAATGTTCACAAGGTATTTGGAGCAAGCAATGTGAGCAAGATCCTCACCGAAGTGCCGGAGGAGCAACGCGAGGACACCGTGAATTCACTGGCGTATGAGGCCGAGGCAAGGCTTCGGGACCCGGTTTATGGTTGCATTGGTGCCATAACTTTGTTGCAAAGAAAGATGGTTGAGCTCCAGCATGACCTCGCCATTGCTAGAGCCTGTCTTGCTCGCTATGCtgcttcttcatcatcatcagcctcatcttgttcttcttctcttgTCTGGGATGATCACGTTATCATGCCTCCTTACCCTGATGTTCCTGCTTGCAATGACCCGAATTATAGTTTCAGCCAGAATTCCTCTGATTTGACCCAATATGGACCGGTCAATGATTTTAGCCACAGCCCTTATGTATTATGA